GCTTTAAGACTTCTAAATGGTATTCCAATCTGTCGCCTGGGGTTACAGGAATGCGGAATTTAACCTTGTCAATCGTCATGAAATACACGATTTTTGTTTTGGCTATTTCAGGGTCAAACCCCCACAAGCTAGTGAAAGCTAAAAACCCTCCGCTTTGTGCCATGCCCTCTACGATCAAAACGCCCGGGAAAATGGGCTTATTAGGGAAATGCCCATTAAACACATCTTCATTAAAAGTGATATTCTTATAAGCGACAATTTTTTGATTGGCTTGTAAATCTATGATTCTATCCACTAAGAGCATGGGATAGCGGTGAGGTAAAATCTGTAAGATATGCTCTATAAAAAATTGAGATTGTAAGTTTTGACGGCTTTGTTCCATAAAATAAACTCCTTGTTTTGGATTCAATTAAAGCGCCATTTTTAGCGTTGGTTATCCTATAAAAATAACCGTTATTATACCATAAGAAAACCGCTCGCTTGTATTTGCAAAAACGCCGATGCATTGCACCATAAGTTTAAAGAAACACTTTACACAGACACCACTCATGCACCGCTCATGCATCATCCATGCGTGTGGCTCAGAATATTCTCTCTTAAATGGTAGTGTGGGTATTTGTTAGAATCCAAAACCACTTGCCCCATGAGCTGCTTGTCCAAATTGAAAATTAAAGGGGCTAAATAATTCACGGTGGAAAGCTCAATAGGGGTTTGAACGACCATGATATTAGCGATTAGAACGCTCTTGGCCCCCTCTAATTCTAAAAGGATTTTTAAGGGGGTAGGCACTTCAAATTCGTATTTTCTTAAAGCAAAGGGATTGACCAGCGTGAAAGACACGACAGAATTGTCTTCTGCGCTATTCAAACGCAAAAAGATTTCATCAACCTTTTGCAAGTGCATTTTATGAATGGTTTCAAACCCTAATATAGGCGCTTTCACATCAAAAAGCATAGGCGATTGCATTCCCTTTAAAAAAGCACAAAATCTTCTCCTTAAAGAATAAAAGACCGCCTTAAAACCAGCGCTCAATGATTTCTAAACTAAAAATCTGTATTATATCAAACAATTTTGGTAAAATCAATTTTTGCTAGTTTTGGGTATAATCCCAATAACTTAACCATGATAGAAGTTTAACTGAATCATTATAAAATACAACAAGGAGTTGAGAAATGAGCAAGATAAAACCACAAATCAAGAAAAATAATCCCAGCAAATCTCATTTTAGCGGTGGGTGGCACCTTTTTGGTGCGGCTGGGCTTGATTTGGAGAAATGGTGCTGACATTATTTGGTGGGAATAAGAAAGATAAGAAAAAATAACCAAGAGTTATTCAAAAATTTAATTTTATAAGACAGGTGGCATGCGTTTAAAACATTTTAAAACTTTCCTTTTTATCGCAATGGCGATTATTGTGATAGGCACCGGTTGCGCGAACAAAAAGAAAAAAAAAGACGAATACAACAAACCGGCGATCTTTTGGTATCAAGGGATTTTAAGAGAAATCCTTTTTGCTAATTTAGAAACAGCGGACAATTACTATTCTTCTTTACAAAGCGAACACATCAATTCCCCCCTTGTCCCAGAGGCGATGCTGGCTTTAGGGCAAGCGCACATGAAAAAGAAAGAGTATGTTTTAGCGTCTTTTTACTTTGATGAATACATCAAGCGCTTTGGGACAAAAGACAATGTGGATTATTTGACCTTTTTGAAATTGCAATCGCATTATTACGCTTTCAAAAACCATTCTAAAGACCAGGAATTTATCTCTAATTCTATTGTGAGTTTAGGCGAATTTATAGAAAAATACCCTAACAGCCGTTACCGCCCCTATGTAGAATACATGCAAATCAAATTCATTTTAGGGCAAAATGAGCTCAATCGCGCGATCGCGAATGTCTATAAAAAACGCCACAAGCCTGAGGGCGTGAAACGCTATTTAGAAAGGATAGATGAGACTTTAGAAAAAGAGACTAAACCCAAGCCATCGCACATGCCTTGGTATGTGTTAATTTTTGATTGGTAGGATATTTCAAAACCATACAAATTATAACAGAGAGATGAAAAATGACTGAAGATTTTCCTAAAATTCTGCCTTTATTGGTAGAAGAAGACACTTTTTTGTACCCCTTTATGATAGCCCCTATTTTTTTGCAAAATAACGCGAGCATCAAGGCGGTGGCTTACGCTAAAAACAATAAATCGTTAGTCTTTATTGCATGCCAAAAAGACAAATTGAACGATAATGAAGCCCCTTATTATGACGTGGGGGTGATTGGATCTATTATGCGTGAAGCCAACATGCCTAATGGGCGTGTGAAATTGCTCTTTAATGGCATCGCTAAGGGGCGTATTTTAGAGCCTGCCAAAGAAAACGAGCAAGGCTTTTTAGAAGCTCAAATAAGCCCTATTGAATATTTAGAATACGATAAAGAAAACATTCAAGCTATTGTTGAAGTCTTAAAAGAAAAAGTGATCACTCTAGCCAATGTCAGCTCACTCTTCCCTCCGGATTTGATCAAGGCTTTAGAAGACAATGACGATCCTAACCGCATCGCTGATTTAATCGCAGCGGCCTTGCATTTAAAAAAAGATCAAGCGTATTCTCTTTTTGCCAACAACAACACCGAGCAGCGCTTGTTGGATTTGATTGATATTGTGATAGAAGAAACTAAAACCCAAAAGCTCCAAAAAGAAATCAAGTCCAAAGTCCATCAAAAAATGGAGCAAACCAATAAGGAATATTTCTTAAAAGAGCAGCTCAAACAAATCCAAAAAGAGCTTGGCACAGACAAACAGCGAGATGAAGATTTAAACCAATACTACCAAAAACTAGAAAGCGTCAAGCCTTTTTTAAAAGAAGAAGCGTTTAAGGAGATTAAAAAGCAAATTGACCGGCTGAGCCGAACCCATGCGGACAGCTCGGATAGCGCGACTTTACAAAATTATATTGAAACCATGTTAGATGTGCCTTTTGGGCAATATGAAAAAAAAGCGCTTGACATTAAGCATGTCAAAGAACAACTAGATAACGATCATTATTCCTTAAAAAGGCCTAAAGAGCGCATTGTAGAATACTTTGCCACCATGCAGCTTTTAGAAATGCGCCGCAAGAAAAAGCCAGAAAAAAAAGACAAAGCTAAAGGCACGATTTTATGCTTTTATGGGCCTCCTGGCGTGGGTAAAACGAGTTTGGCTAATTCCATCGCTAAAGCGATAGAGCGCCCTTTAGTTCGGATCGCTTTAGGGGGCTTAGAAGATGTGAATGAATTAAGAGGGCACAGACGCACTTATATAGGCTCAATGCCTGGGCGCATTGTCCAAGGGCTTATTGAAGCTAAAAAGATGAATCCGGTCATGGTTTTAGATGAAATTGATAAGGTGGATAGAAGCGTTAGGGGCGATCCAGCGAGCGCTTTATTAGAGATCTTAGACCCTGAGCAAAATATCGCTTTTAGGGATCATTATGCGAATTTCAGCATTGATTTGTCGCAAGTGATTTTTATCGCTACCGCCAATAATATTGACAGAATCCCGGCCCCTTTAAGAGACAGAATGGAATTTATCAGCGTGTCCAGCTACACGCCTAGCGAAAAAGAAGAGATCGCTAAAAACTACCTCATCCCCCAAGAATTAGAAAAGCACGCCTTAAAGCCTAGCGAAGTGGAGATTAGCCATGAGTGTTTGAAACTCATTATTGAAAAATACACCAGAGAAGCAGGCGTTAGGGATTTACGAAGACAGATCGCAACGATTATGCGTAAAGTAGCTTTAAAATACCTAGAAGATAACCCATACAAAAAAGGGCGGACTAAAAAAGGCGAAAATGAAGAAAGCGAAGACAAAAAAGGCGAAAATGATGAAAATGAAAAAAGAGGTGGAAACAAAGATTTCTGCGTCTCTATCACGCCTAACAACCTTAAAGAGTATTTAGAACGCATGGTGTTTGAAATTGACCCCATAGATGAAGAAAATAAAATCGGTATCGTCAATGGCTTGGCATGGACTCCAGTGGGCGGTGATGTGCTTAAAATTGAAGCGGTTAAGATTAGGGGCAAGGGGGAATTGAAACTCACCGGGAGTTTAGGCGATGTGATGAAAGAATCCGCCATTATTGCCTTTTCTGTTGTCAAAGTCTTGTTGGATAACGAAACCTTAAAAGCGCCCAAAATCCCTAGCGAGGCCGATGCAGAGAATAAGAAAAAGAAAAAAGTGCTGAAAGTTTATAACGCTTATGATTTGCACTTGCATGTCCCTGAGGGGGCTACGCCCAAAGACGGCCCAAGCGCTGGGATCGCTATGGCGAGCGTGATGGCGAGCATTTTGTGCGACAGGGCTACAAGAAGCGAAGTGGCAATGACGGGCGAATTGACTTTGAGCGGGGAAGTTTTACCCATAGGAGGGTTGAAAGAAAAGTTGATCGCTGCTTTTAAAGCCGGCATTAAAACCGCTCTCATTCCTGTCAAAAACTATGAAAGGGATTTAGATGAAATCCCTGCTGAAGTGCGAGAGAATTTAAACATCGTTGCGGTGAAAAGCATCGCTGAAGTGTTAGAAAAAACTTTACTTTAGAATGAAAGCAGGCATTATTGGTTTAGGGCTTATGGGGGGGAGTTTAGGGTTGGCCTTACAAGAATGGGGGCGTTTTAAAAGCGTTATGGGCTATGATCACAACGCTTTGCATGCTAAATTGGCTTTGACTTTGGGGCTTGTAGATGAATGCGTGGGATTTGAAAAGATTTTAGAATGCGATGTGATTTTTTTGGCCATTCCGGTTGAGGGCATCATTGGGTGTTTGAAAAAAATGACCTCTATCAAAAAAA
The Helicobacter pylori genome window above contains:
- the fabZ gene encoding 3-hydroxyacyl-ACP dehydratase FabZ; translated protein: MEQSRQNLQSQFFIEHILQILPHRYPMLLVDRIIDLQANQKIVAYKNITFNEDVFNGHFPNKPIFPGVLIVEGMAQSGGFLAFTSLWGFDPEIAKTKIVYFMTIDKVKFRIPVTPGDRLEYHLEVLKHKGMIWQVGGTAQVDGKVVAEAELKAMIAERE
- the fliW gene encoding flagellar assembly protein FliW, translated to MLFDVKAPILGFETIHKMHLQKVDEIFLRLNSAEDNSVVSFTLVNPFALRKYEFEVPTPLKILLELEGAKSVLIANIMVVQTPIELSTVNYLAPLIFNLDKQLMGQVVLDSNKYPHYHLRENILSHTHG
- a CDS encoding outer membrane protein assembly factor BamD yields the protein MRLKHFKTFLFIAMAIIVIGTGCANKKKKKDEYNKPAIFWYQGILREILFANLETADNYYSSLQSEHINSPLVPEAMLALGQAHMKKKEYVLASFYFDEYIKRFGTKDNVDYLTFLKLQSHYYAFKNHSKDQEFISNSIVSLGEFIEKYPNSRYRPYVEYMQIKFILGQNELNRAIANVYKKRHKPEGVKRYLERIDETLEKETKPKPSHMPWYVLIFDW
- the lon gene encoding endopeptidase La translates to MTEDFPKILPLLVEEDTFLYPFMIAPIFLQNNASIKAVAYAKNNKSLVFIACQKDKLNDNEAPYYDVGVIGSIMREANMPNGRVKLLFNGIAKGRILEPAKENEQGFLEAQISPIEYLEYDKENIQAIVEVLKEKVITLANVSSLFPPDLIKALEDNDDPNRIADLIAAALHLKKDQAYSLFANNNTEQRLLDLIDIVIEETKTQKLQKEIKSKVHQKMEQTNKEYFLKEQLKQIQKELGTDKQRDEDLNQYYQKLESVKPFLKEEAFKEIKKQIDRLSRTHADSSDSATLQNYIETMLDVPFGQYEKKALDIKHVKEQLDNDHYSLKRPKERIVEYFATMQLLEMRRKKKPEKKDKAKGTILCFYGPPGVGKTSLANSIAKAIERPLVRIALGGLEDVNELRGHRRTYIGSMPGRIVQGLIEAKKMNPVMVLDEIDKVDRSVRGDPASALLEILDPEQNIAFRDHYANFSIDLSQVIFIATANNIDRIPAPLRDRMEFISVSSYTPSEKEEIAKNYLIPQELEKHALKPSEVEISHECLKLIIEKYTREAGVRDLRRQIATIMRKVALKYLEDNPYKKGRTKKGENEESEDKKGENDENEKRGGNKDFCVSITPNNLKEYLERMVFEIDPIDEENKIGIVNGLAWTPVGGDVLKIEAVKIRGKGELKLTGSLGDVMKESAIIAFSVVKVLLDNETLKAPKIPSEADAENKKKKKVLKVYNAYDLHLHVPEGATPKDGPSAGIAMASVMASILCDRATRSEVAMTGELTLSGEVLPIGGLKEKLIAAFKAGIKTALIPVKNYERDLDEIPAEVRENLNIVAVKSIAEVLEKTLL